The following coding sequences are from one uncultured Desulfobacter sp. window:
- the selB gene encoding selenocysteine-specific translation elongation factor yields the protein MDNIILGTAGHIDHGKTSLVKALTGIETDRLKEEKERGITIELGFASLDLPNGQHIGIVDMPGHEKFVKNMVAGSSGIDVVVMVIAADEGVMPQTREHMEICNLMGIRYGMIALTKTDLVDEDLLELAMDDIHDFIQDTFLEAQPIVPVSSATGQGLDEFSTALENICTQIPPRKFSSIFRLPVDRVFSMKGFGTVITGTLISGQVSVGQEIMVFPRKITSKVRGLQVHSSSVETAVAGTRTAINFQGLDREAVFRGDVLSTPGALIESYMVDAQFHYLKSNARPAKARTRIRFHSGTSEILGYMVLLDRETLLPGDTAPVQFRLESPVCCIKDDRYVVRSYSPVRTIGGGDILNPVSQKYKSKDTAIIEGLHGLAEQDDENTIGFFLSIKGYSGLTLNELRVMTNVPDKKLTAALQKMLAKQEAVLTDKEKQIYVHGSIFDGFKEKVLERLTAYHQGNPLKEGMPAQELKSKFQYVDDARFFNILFNRLEKENLIVLDKNLIKLSGFKVALQVDQHEIKEKIADIYKKSGLTPPFFRTVCQDLDLDQKTARGVMQMLIDEKQIVKTKDDLFFDSVAVNDLSTELVEFLKANEKITTPQFKDMTGISRKYVIPLIEHFDAIHLTIRVEDHRQLRKKIS from the coding sequence GTGGACAATATAATTCTGGGGACTGCAGGACACATTGATCATGGAAAAACCAGCCTGGTCAAGGCATTAACGGGCATTGAAACGGACCGCCTCAAGGAGGAAAAAGAACGGGGAATTACCATTGAACTCGGGTTTGCGTCCCTGGATCTTCCCAATGGGCAGCACATCGGCATCGTGGACATGCCCGGCCATGAAAAATTTGTAAAAAATATGGTGGCCGGCTCCTCGGGCATTGATGTGGTGGTCATGGTCATTGCTGCAGATGAAGGGGTTATGCCCCAGACCCGGGAGCATATGGAGATCTGCAACCTCATGGGCATCCGGTACGGGATGATTGCCCTGACCAAAACCGATCTTGTGGACGAAGACCTGCTGGAACTGGCCATGGACGACATCCATGATTTTATCCAGGACACCTTCCTTGAAGCGCAGCCTATTGTGCCGGTATCGTCTGCCACCGGCCAGGGGCTGGATGAATTTTCAACCGCCCTTGAAAACATATGCACACAAATCCCGCCCCGAAAATTTTCTTCCATTTTCCGTCTGCCCGTGGACCGGGTATTTTCCATGAAAGGATTCGGCACGGTTATCACCGGCACCTTGATTTCGGGCCAGGTAAGTGTGGGACAGGAGATCATGGTGTTTCCACGAAAAATCACATCAAAGGTCCGGGGCCTGCAGGTGCATTCCAGTTCGGTGGAGACCGCTGTTGCCGGAACCCGTACAGCCATCAATTTCCAGGGCCTTGACCGGGAAGCCGTATTCAGAGGCGATGTACTTTCCACACCGGGGGCTTTAATCGAAAGCTATATGGTGGATGCGCAGTTCCATTACCTGAAAAGCAATGCCAGGCCGGCCAAAGCCCGGACAAGGATTCGATTTCATTCGGGCACCAGTGAAATACTGGGCTACATGGTTCTGCTGGACCGGGAGACGCTGTTGCCCGGGGATACGGCACCGGTTCAGTTCCGCCTGGAATCCCCGGTCTGCTGTATCAAAGATGACCGATACGTTGTTCGATCCTACTCCCCTGTCAGAACCATCGGGGGCGGAGACATCCTCAACCCGGTGTCCCAGAAATACAAATCCAAAGATACCGCCATCATTGAAGGGCTTCATGGCCTTGCCGAACAGGATGATGAAAACACAATTGGCTTTTTTCTCTCCATCAAAGGATACTCCGGGCTGACCTTAAATGAGTTAAGGGTGATGACCAATGTGCCGGATAAAAAGCTGACCGCCGCGCTGCAGAAAATGCTTGCGAAACAGGAAGCGGTCCTTACGGACAAGGAAAAGCAGATCTATGTCCATGGTTCCATCTTTGATGGGTTTAAGGAAAAAGTGCTGGAACGGTTGACCGCTTATCACCAGGGAAATCCCCTGAAAGAAGGCATGCCCGCCCAGGAGTTGAAATCCAAATTTCAGTATGTGGATGATGCCCGGTTCTTCAACATCCTGTTCAACCGCCTGGAAAAGGAAAATCTCATTGTTCTGGACAAAAACCTCATTAAATTGTCAGGATTCAAAGTGGCACTCCAGGTGGACCAGCATGAGATCAAAGAGAAGATTGCCGATATTTACAAAAAATCCGGTTTGACCCCGCCCTTTTTCCGCACCGTTTGCCAGGATCTGGACCTGGACCAGAAAACGGCCAGGGGCGTGATGCAGATGCTCATCGATGAAAAACAGATCGTCAAAACAAAAGATGACCTGTTTTTTGATAGCGTTGCAGTCAATGACCTTTCAACGGAACTCGTCGAATTTCTCAAAGCCAATGAAAAGATCACCACACCGCAATTTAAGGATATGACCGGGATTTCCAGAAAATATGTCATCCCTTTGATCGAACATTTTGACGCCATACACCTGACCATTCGGGTGGAGGATCATAGACAGTTAAGAAAAAAAATATCCTGA
- a CDS encoding cytidylate kinase family protein — protein MPVITISRGSYSRGKEVAEKVAAELGYECISRDILIEASEEFNIPEIRLVRALHDAPSALERYTHGRERFVSYIRKALLQHIQKDNVVYHGLAGHYFLLDLPNVLKIRIISDIEERVKEEVRRENISEEKARYILKKDDDERRKWGLRLYGIDTWDSRLYDMVINIKNLSVKDAADLICSTVQKPNFKTTPESQKIIDDALLAAKVHAALVKLSPKSIVTADDGVVRIGDQDGVLDIKTDASNEIKRVAENVEGVKEVLISVHKKSDDHHAVNPFHKI, from the coding sequence ATGCCCGTCATCACCATCTCAAGAGGTTCTTACAGTCGTGGAAAAGAAGTCGCTGAAAAGGTTGCCGCCGAACTGGGGTATGAATGTATTTCCCGTGATATTCTGATAGAAGCATCGGAAGAGTTCAATATCCCGGAGATCAGACTGGTCAGGGCCCTTCACGACGCGCCGTCCGCCCTTGAAAGATACACCCACGGCAGGGAACGCTTTGTAAGTTACATCCGCAAAGCGCTGCTACAGCATATCCAGAAAGACAATGTTGTTTACCACGGACTGGCAGGGCACTATTTTTTACTGGATCTTCCCAATGTCCTGAAAATCAGAATCATATCAGATATAGAAGAACGCGTGAAAGAAGAAGTCCGGCGGGAAAATATCTCCGAGGAAAAAGCACGCTATATCCTGAAAAAAGATGATGATGAACGAAGGAAATGGGGCTTGAGATTATACGGCATTGATACCTGGGACAGCAGGCTTTATGATATGGTCATCAATATAAAAAATCTTTCGGTAAAGGATGCCGCCGATCTGATCTGCAGCACGGTTCAAAAACCCAATTTTAAAACCACTCCCGAATCGCAAAAAATCATTGATGATGCACTCTTGGCCGCAAAGGTTCATGCCGCCCTTGTAAAACTATCACCCAAAAGCATTGTCACAGCCGATGACGGGGTTGTAAGGATCGGTGATCAGGACGGCGTGCTGGACATAAAAACAGACGCATCCAATGAAATAAAACGCGTGGCTGAAAATGTAGAGGGGGTCAAAGAGGTTCTTATCAGTGTACACAAAAAATCAGACGATCATCATGCCGTGAATCCATTCCACAAAATATAA